A part of Amycolatopsis camponoti genomic DNA contains:
- a CDS encoding alpha/beta hydrolase translates to MTLAAPAHWAPPGGTTVRGTVVLLPGRGEHPALYHRLGTRLAFDGYRVTTGEADPAGPAPVVLLGHDTGAVRALELATRRPVAAVVASGLPLGEPGDWADELDARTACPVHRALLDGDDRFAPGELREPAAGRVAAPDVPVLVLHGEADRVAPAEAARAFAATLPAGRFVLVEGGRHDVLNDVDHRSVAAEIVQFLETLRAGTRGPVLVRG, encoded by the coding sequence ATGACCCTCGCCGCCCCCGCTCACTGGGCCCCACCCGGAGGCACGACCGTCCGCGGCACGGTCGTGCTGCTGCCCGGCCGCGGCGAACACCCGGCGCTGTACCACCGGCTCGGCACCCGGCTGGCCTTCGACGGCTACCGCGTCACCACCGGCGAGGCGGATCCGGCCGGACCGGCGCCCGTCGTGCTGCTCGGGCACGACACCGGTGCCGTCCGAGCGCTCGAGCTGGCGACGCGGCGGCCGGTCGCCGCGGTGGTCGCCAGCGGGCTGCCGCTCGGCGAGCCGGGCGACTGGGCCGACGAGCTGGACGCGCGGACCGCGTGCCCGGTCCACCGCGCCCTGCTCGACGGCGACGACCGGTTCGCCCCCGGAGAGCTGCGGGAACCGGCGGCGGGCCGGGTCGCCGCACCGGACGTTCCCGTCCTGGTGCTGCACGGCGAGGCCGACCGCGTGGCGCCCGCCGAGGCCGCCCGCGCGTTCGCCGCCACGCTCCCGGCCGGTCGGTTCGTGCTGGTCGAAGGCGGCCGGCACGACGTGCTCAACGACGTCGACCACCGCAGCGTCGCCGCCGAGATCGTGCAGTTCCTGGAGACGCTGCGCGCCGGGACGCGCGGGCCGGTCCTGGTCCGGGGATGA
- a CDS encoding FAD-binding protein: MSDDLDLSAGVLVVGGGLAATWTALAAAQAGGDVVLVDKGYCGTSGVTATAGVTHWFVEPARHEQAVAERHAHAGGLADPEQALRVLHTTWERLPTLDKYYPFPVRDGKPDRTNNVRGPEYLRAMRGLVHRAGVRILDHHPALELLLRPDGSVGGAAGVRRQAGGNWRVRAGAVVLATGGTAFRSHLLGSRGNTGDGHLMAVEAGARLSGMEFSNYYTLAPAFSTMARSMTYLFGTYTDARGHVLDLPSGPDRNRVLGSALLRGPVFTTLDRAPDWVRRKMPLVQPNFLLPFTRRGIDPYTQPFEVTLLGEGTIRGVGGLVTGPGCATDVPGLFAAGDVASRVPVVGAISGGGSPNSAWAVSSGTWAGRAAVRYARGTSSSSVRPIGRAGIRPGGRPSAVDTTTVVDVVRDELNAYDKNMFRDEAGLRRSLSTLDALWTEVESALTGEGRAAVAARETASLVAMGRWVKEAALRRRETLGMHWRTDGQEAAA; encoded by the coding sequence ATGAGCGACGACCTCGACCTCAGCGCCGGCGTGCTCGTCGTCGGCGGCGGCCTCGCCGCGACCTGGACCGCCTTGGCCGCGGCCCAGGCCGGCGGGGACGTCGTGCTGGTGGACAAGGGCTACTGCGGCACCAGCGGCGTCACCGCGACCGCCGGGGTCACGCATTGGTTCGTCGAACCGGCTCGGCACGAACAGGCGGTCGCCGAACGGCACGCGCACGCCGGTGGGCTCGCGGACCCCGAGCAGGCGCTACGGGTGCTGCACACGACGTGGGAGCGGCTGCCCACCTTGGACAAGTACTACCCGTTCCCGGTGCGAGACGGGAAACCCGACCGGACGAACAACGTGCGAGGACCCGAGTACCTGCGCGCGATGCGCGGGCTGGTCCACCGCGCCGGCGTCCGGATCCTCGACCACCACCCCGCTCTCGAACTTCTGCTGCGCCCGGACGGCTCGGTCGGTGGCGCGGCCGGGGTCCGGCGGCAGGCGGGCGGGAACTGGCGGGTGCGCGCGGGCGCGGTCGTGCTGGCCACCGGCGGCACGGCGTTCCGCTCGCACCTGCTCGGCTCGCGCGGCAACACCGGCGACGGCCATCTCATGGCCGTCGAGGCCGGGGCGCGGCTGTCGGGCATGGAGTTCTCGAACTACTACACCCTCGCCCCGGCGTTCTCGACGATGGCCCGGTCGATGACGTACCTGTTCGGCACCTACACCGACGCCCGCGGCCACGTGCTCGATCTGCCGTCCGGGCCGGACCGCAACCGCGTCCTCGGCTCGGCGCTGCTGCGCGGACCGGTGTTCACCACGCTCGACCGGGCGCCGGACTGGGTGCGCCGGAAGATGCCCTTGGTGCAGCCCAACTTCCTGCTGCCGTTCACCCGGCGCGGGATCGACCCCTACACCCAGCCGTTCGAGGTCACCCTGCTCGGCGAGGGCACCATCCGCGGCGTCGGCGGGCTCGTCACCGGGCCCGGCTGCGCCACCGACGTGCCCGGTCTGTTCGCCGCGGGTGACGTCGCGAGCCGGGTACCGGTCGTGGGCGCGATCTCCGGGGGCGGCTCGCCCAACTCCGCGTGGGCGGTGTCGTCGGGCACCTGGGCCGGGCGGGCGGCGGTCCGGTACGCCCGCGGCACCTCCTCGTCGTCGGTACGGCCGATCGGGCGCGCCGGGATCCGGCCGGGCGGACGGCCGTCCGCGGTGGACACCACCACCGTGGTCGACGTCGTCCGGGACGAGCTGAACGCGTACGACAAGAACATGTTCCGCGACGAAGCCGGTCTCCGACGCTCTTTGTCCACTTTGGATGCCTTGTGGACGGAGGTCGAGTCCGCGCTGACCGGAGAAGGCCGCGCCGCCGTGGCCGCGCGCGAGACCGCGTCCCTGGTCGCCATGGGCCGGTGGGTCAAGGAAGCGGCGCTGCGCAGGCGGGAAACCCTCGGCATGCACTGGCGCACGGACGGGCAGGAGGCCGCCGCGTGA
- a CDS encoding ABC transporter substrate-binding protein: MPSKPRLALLVAALLGLTTLTACGSSTSDASGEVVLRVGDQTGATQSRLKAAGLLGNLPYKIEWSQFAAAVNLHEALRADAIDIGGANDSPTVTAIAGGSRIKVAAAWSNGGKGTYLLVPKDSPARTVADLKGKRISPTTRGSVAHYLVIGALKQAGLSDKDVTLNFLAPAEANGAFSTGNIDAWATWSVYAARARGELGARVLSDGAGINSGLNVLSATDKALSDPRKRTAIQDFASRVDKSYTWSKDNPDAFDKWYAEFAHQPLAVAAQVRPDETTYQRIPVDAALAAQLQKTYDTWVRQGLFPGGKKLSEYVDPGLDPR, translated from the coding sequence ATGCCCTCGAAACCCCGGCTCGCCCTGCTCGTGGCCGCACTGCTCGGCCTCACCACGCTCACCGCGTGCGGTTCGTCCACATCGGACGCTTCCGGCGAGGTGGTGCTGCGCGTGGGCGACCAGACCGGCGCCACGCAGTCCCGGCTCAAGGCGGCCGGGCTGCTCGGCAACCTGCCGTACAAGATCGAGTGGTCCCAGTTCGCCGCGGCGGTCAACCTGCACGAAGCCCTGCGCGCGGACGCGATCGACATCGGCGGCGCCAACGACTCCCCCACCGTCACCGCGATCGCCGGCGGTTCCCGGATCAAGGTCGCCGCGGCCTGGAGCAACGGCGGCAAGGGCACCTACCTCCTGGTGCCGAAGGACAGCCCCGCCCGCACCGTCGCCGACCTCAAGGGCAAGCGGATCTCCCCCACCACCCGCGGCAGCGTCGCGCACTACCTCGTGATCGGTGCGCTCAAGCAGGCCGGGCTGTCGGACAAGGACGTCACCTTGAACTTCCTCGCCCCGGCGGAGGCGAACGGCGCGTTCTCGACCGGCAACATCGACGCCTGGGCCACCTGGAGCGTCTACGCCGCCCGCGCCCGCGGCGAACTCGGCGCCCGCGTCCTCTCCGACGGCGCCGGGATCAACTCCGGTCTCAACGTCCTCTCGGCCACCGACAAGGCGCTGAGCGACCCACGCAAGCGCACGGCCATCCAGGACTTCGCGAGCCGCGTCGACAAGAGCTACACCTGGTCGAAGGACAACCCCGACGCCTTCGACAAGTGGTACGCCGAGTTCGCCCACCAGCCCCTGGCCGTCGCCGCCCAGGTCCGCCCGGACGAGACGACCTACCAGCGCATCCCCGTCGACGCCGCCCTCGCCGCCCAGCTGCAGAAGACCTACGACACCTGGGTGCGGCAGGGCCTGTTCCCCGGCGGCAAGAAGCTGAGCGAGTACGTCGACCCGGGACTCGATCCGCGATGA
- a CDS encoding RrF2 family transcriptional regulator: MRISARADYAIRVLLELAADTTRPITCEAVASTQDIPARFIKAVIRDLRQAGLVRSQRGCEGGYWLAKAAGDVTVRDAVVAVDGEFLSVRGEPRPALSYHGTAAGMAPFWSDVEAGLDAILRATTIADLLTDAAPARVAT, encoded by the coding sequence ATGCGCATCTCGGCCAGGGCGGACTACGCGATCAGGGTGCTGCTGGAGCTCGCCGCGGACACCACGCGGCCGATCACCTGCGAAGCCGTCGCCTCCACCCAGGACATCCCGGCCCGGTTCATCAAGGCGGTCATCCGCGACCTGCGCCAGGCCGGGCTGGTCCGCAGCCAGCGCGGCTGCGAAGGCGGCTACTGGCTGGCCAAGGCCGCCGGCGACGTCACCGTGCGGGACGCCGTCGTGGCGGTCGACGGCGAGTTCCTCTCCGTCCGCGGCGAGCCCCGGCCCGCGCTGAGCTACCACGGCACCGCCGCCGGAATGGCCCCGTTCTGGTCGGACGTCGAAGCCGGGCTCGACGCGATCCTGCGCGCGACGACCATCGCCGACCTGCTCACCGACGCCGCCCCGGCGCGCGTCGCGACCTGA
- a CDS encoding DsbA family oxidoreductase, giving the protein MALDVVEYTDPACPWAWGSEPKFRRLRAELRDARWRRVFGILFDDDEDEAPDPAAEAAWYAKFIDGVTEHTGAPKPPHLRWVARTSWPASLAAKAAEAQGETVAEQVLQRLRETTFLLGTPADDPERVLAAVEGVPGLDVDALRAAMDGDEVRRAVREDWRETRNPCPEVLDITAPGPHSGRAKHLEHHVRYALPTLTFTGPGGRFVVPGWRPLREYFDAARAATVHSGSFPGSWEPGRGR; this is encoded by the coding sequence GTGGCGCTCGACGTCGTCGAATACACCGATCCCGCCTGCCCGTGGGCGTGGGGGTCGGAGCCGAAATTCCGCCGCTTGCGGGCGGAGCTGCGGGACGCCCGGTGGCGCCGGGTCTTCGGCATCCTCTTCGACGACGACGAGGACGAAGCACCGGACCCGGCCGCGGAAGCCGCCTGGTACGCGAAGTTCATCGACGGCGTCACCGAGCACACCGGCGCCCCGAAACCACCGCACCTGCGATGGGTGGCCCGGACGAGCTGGCCCGCCTCGCTCGCCGCGAAAGCCGCCGAGGCGCAAGGGGAAACCGTCGCCGAGCAGGTCCTGCAACGGCTGCGGGAAACGACGTTCCTGCTCGGCACCCCGGCCGACGACCCCGAGCGTGTGCTCGCCGCCGTCGAGGGCGTGCCGGGCCTCGACGTCGACGCATTGCGCGCGGCCATGGATGGTGACGAAGTCCGCCGGGCCGTCCGTGAGGACTGGCGCGAGACGCGGAACCCGTGCCCGGAAGTCCTCGACATCACCGCGCCCGGGCCGCACAGCGGCCGCGCGAAGCACCTCGAACACCACGTCCGCTACGCCCTGCCGACGCTGACCTTCACCGGTCCCGGCGGCCGGTTCGTCGTGCCCGGCTGGCGCCCGCTGCGCGAATACTTCGACGCCGCGCGCGCCGCTACGGTCCACAGTGGATCCTTTCCCGGTTCGTGGGAACCCGGCCGCGGGCGTTGA
- a CDS encoding aliphatic sulfonate ABC transporter substrate-binding protein, whose translation MTLSRRTFLAAAGLTALATPLAACATGSAGGATQGKVRLTYSTISVPKARGVLEKTLQDQGITVEWVGPFPNHAPTLQAVVGGTADFSFGGSTTPADQAILSGADLVYVAWAASTPRTTAIVAGAHTGIEKVTDLAGKTVAVNKAGLGEFLLVAALEKYHVPRESVKVTYLNPPEASAAFGAGKIDAWAIWSGFREIAEVQYGAKPIFVDGDELDFQIDFTSYLVRRDYAERNADTIRKVIAAFQADYEWQNQHYEESLDIGNAVSHYPQAVLDKMAAKNVRTKLALINDDGIAQLQRGADWLTRRKILSGPITIADHAVKL comes from the coding sequence ATGACACTCTCGCGCCGCACGTTCCTGGCCGCAGCCGGCCTCACCGCCCTCGCCACCCCTCTCGCCGCCTGCGCCACCGGTTCGGCCGGCGGTGCCACGCAGGGCAAGGTCCGCCTGACCTACAGCACCATCTCCGTCCCCAAGGCCCGCGGCGTGCTGGAAAAGACGTTGCAGGACCAGGGCATCACCGTGGAGTGGGTCGGCCCCTTCCCCAACCACGCGCCCACCCTGCAAGCCGTCGTCGGCGGCACCGCCGACTTCAGCTTCGGCGGCAGCACCACCCCGGCCGACCAGGCCATCCTCTCCGGCGCCGACCTCGTGTACGTCGCCTGGGCCGCGTCCACCCCGCGGACCACCGCGATCGTCGCCGGGGCCCACACCGGCATCGAGAAGGTCACCGACCTGGCGGGCAAGACCGTCGCGGTCAACAAGGCCGGGCTCGGCGAGTTCCTGCTGGTCGCCGCGCTCGAGAAGTACCACGTGCCGCGCGAGTCGGTGAAGGTCACCTACCTCAACCCGCCCGAGGCGTCGGCCGCGTTCGGCGCCGGGAAGATCGACGCCTGGGCCATCTGGTCGGGCTTCCGCGAGATCGCCGAGGTGCAGTACGGCGCCAAGCCGATCTTCGTCGACGGCGACGAGCTGGACTTCCAGATCGACTTCACCAGCTACCTCGTCCGCCGCGACTACGCCGAGCGGAACGCCGACACCATCCGCAAGGTGATCGCGGCGTTCCAGGCCGACTACGAGTGGCAGAACCAGCACTACGAGGAGTCCCTGGACATCGGCAACGCCGTCTCCCACTACCCGCAGGCCGTGCTGGACAAGATGGCCGCCAAGAACGTCCGGACGAAGCTCGCGCTGATCAACGACGACGGGATCGCGCAGCTGCAGCGCGGGGCCGACTGGCTCACGCGGCGCAAGATCCTCAGCGGCCCGATCACCATCGCCGACCACGCGGTGAAGCTGTGA
- a CDS encoding LLM class flavin-dependent oxidoreductase, with protein MPVEFVGMIGTQDASETRAARGPVIDPAYVRRFARAHEDGGFDRVLIGYGAGWPEGQQVAAYAAAHTERLGVLVAHRPGFVAPTLAARAFATLDHFSGGRVAVHTITGGSDVEQARDGDYLPKDERYERTDEYLEILKRAWTSGSAFSHHGKHYRLDDYTPQVRPLQNPRIPLYFGGSSEAAYRVGGKHADVFALWGEPLKETAEQIASVRAAAKAAGRLTPPGISVSFRPILAPTEELAWERAQRILDKITASGAAKAAREWRDGGPPANVGSVRLLAAAAKADRHDRALWTPLATATGAAGNSTALVGTPETVARALLDYVDIGVTTLLIRGYDPLDDAIDYGRHLLPLVRSELARRERRPATAAAV; from the coding sequence ATGCCCGTCGAGTTCGTCGGCATGATCGGCACCCAGGACGCGAGCGAGACCCGGGCCGCCAGAGGGCCGGTCATCGACCCGGCCTACGTCCGCCGGTTCGCCCGTGCGCACGAGGACGGCGGGTTCGACCGCGTGCTCATCGGCTACGGCGCGGGCTGGCCGGAGGGTCAGCAGGTCGCGGCGTACGCGGCCGCCCACACCGAGCGCCTCGGCGTCCTGGTCGCCCACCGGCCCGGGTTCGTCGCGCCGACGCTGGCGGCACGTGCGTTCGCGACCCTCGACCACTTCAGCGGCGGCCGGGTCGCGGTGCACACCATCACCGGCGGCAGCGACGTCGAGCAGGCCCGCGACGGCGACTACCTGCCCAAGGACGAGCGCTACGAGCGCACCGACGAATACCTGGAGATCCTCAAGCGCGCCTGGACGTCCGGGTCCGCGTTCTCCCACCACGGCAAGCACTACCGGCTCGACGACTACACGCCGCAGGTGCGGCCGCTGCAGAACCCGCGGATCCCGCTGTACTTCGGCGGTTCCTCCGAGGCGGCGTACCGCGTCGGCGGCAAGCACGCCGACGTCTTCGCGCTGTGGGGCGAACCGCTGAAGGAAACGGCGGAGCAGATCGCGTCCGTCCGGGCGGCGGCGAAGGCGGCCGGACGGCTCACCCCGCCCGGGATCAGCGTGTCCTTCCGGCCCATCCTCGCCCCGACCGAAGAGCTGGCATGGGAACGCGCGCAACGGATCCTCGACAAGATCACGGCGAGCGGCGCGGCGAAGGCGGCCCGCGAGTGGCGTGACGGCGGGCCGCCGGCCAACGTCGGCAGCGTCCGCTTGCTGGCCGCGGCCGCGAAGGCCGACCGCCACGACCGTGCACTGTGGACACCGCTGGCCACCGCGACCGGCGCCGCGGGCAACTCCACGGCACTCGTCGGCACGCCCGAGACGGTGGCGCGGGCCCTGCTGGACTACGTCGACATCGGCGTCACCACCCTGCTGATCCGCGGCTACGACCCACTCGACGACGCGATCGACTACGGCCGGCATCTGCTGCCGCTGGTGCGGTCGGAACTGGCCCGCCGCGAGCGCCGGCCCGCCACGGCGGCCGCCGTATGA
- a CDS encoding 4Fe-4S binding protein: MIELVLADRCIACDKCVQVCPSDVFDAVPDAPPVIARQSDCQTCFLCELYCPVDALFVDPDCRTPVSVDETAVRAADWPAQYRRDSGWGRARRTHANESWRMGDIFAAARALGQETP; this comes from the coding sequence GTGATCGAGCTCGTCCTCGCCGACCGGTGCATCGCCTGCGACAAATGCGTGCAGGTGTGTCCCAGCGACGTCTTCGACGCCGTCCCGGACGCCCCGCCGGTCATCGCCCGCCAGAGCGACTGCCAGACGTGCTTCCTCTGCGAGCTGTACTGCCCGGTCGACGCGCTCTTCGTCGACCCCGACTGCCGCACCCCCGTCAGCGTCGACGAAACCGCCGTCCGGGCCGCGGACTGGCCCGCGCAGTACCGGCGCGACTCCGGCTGGGGCCGGGCGCGCCGCACCCACGCCAACGAAAGCTGGCGGATGGGCGACATCTTCGCCGCCGCCCGCGCCCTGGGACAGGAGACCCCGTGA
- a CDS encoding ABC transporter ATP-binding protein — protein MSTAVRVRALTKSFGPRTVLSGLDLNIAPGEFVALIGESGCGKTTLLRLLAGLDTPDGGELEAPAERMVVFQEHRLLPWRRVWQNVAVGLPREAAARALTEVGLAGHLDAWPVTLSGGEAQRVALARALVREPRLLLLDEPFAALDALTRIKMHALVRRLVAAHRPAVLLVTHDVDEAILLADRVVALRSGRLAAEHRVDFEGERTRRNPDFDELRHRLLAELGVAELAESR, from the coding sequence GTGAGCACCGCCGTGCGCGTACGTGCGCTGACCAAGAGCTTCGGGCCCCGGACCGTCCTGAGTGGACTCGACCTGAACATCGCGCCCGGCGAGTTCGTCGCGCTCATCGGCGAAAGCGGCTGCGGCAAGACGACGTTGCTGCGGCTGCTCGCCGGGCTCGACACCCCCGACGGCGGCGAGCTGGAAGCTCCGGCCGAGCGGATGGTCGTGTTCCAGGAGCACCGGCTGCTGCCCTGGCGGCGGGTGTGGCAGAACGTCGCCGTCGGCCTTCCCCGCGAGGCCGCGGCTCGCGCGCTGACCGAGGTCGGTCTGGCCGGGCACCTCGACGCCTGGCCGGTCACGCTGTCCGGCGGCGAGGCCCAGCGCGTCGCGCTCGCCCGGGCGCTGGTCCGCGAACCCCGGCTGCTGCTGCTCGACGAACCGTTCGCCGCGTTGGACGCGCTGACCCGGATCAAGATGCACGCGCTGGTCCGGCGGCTCGTCGCCGCGCACCGCCCGGCCGTCCTGCTGGTCACCCACGACGTCGACGAGGCCATCCTGCTCGCCGACCGCGTGGTCGCGCTGCGGTCCGGGCGGCTGGCCGCCGAACACCGCGTCGACTTCGAGGGCGAACGCACCCGCCGCAACCCGGATTTCGATGAGCTGCGGCACCGGCTGCTGGCCGAGCTGGGGGTCGCCGAGCTGGCGGAGTCCCGATGA
- a CDS encoding LLM class flavin-dependent oxidoreductase: protein MTLEFIGYAAGRQASEIIAPEGPIIQPGYLREVARTHEGAGFDRVLIAQSASSPDGFVLADQVLAATERLGVLLAHRPGFVAPTQLARKFATLDAFHPGRIALHVITGGDDADQARDGDFTDKPTRYRRTDDFLSVVRRTWDSAEPFDHDGEFYRVRGAISDIRPAGRIPVYFGGASADAIRVGAKHADVYAFWGEPLAGIAERIEQVRAAAGRDVAFSVSLRPIPAATEAEAWERARDILRLTQDRAGEFKGRRDSSEAVGSQRLLEAAATGDVVDERLWTAVAKTTGAAGNSTALVGSYEQVADSLLDYVRLGVGTLLIRGFSPLADARDYGTLVRLVREKADAVTVGA, encoded by the coding sequence GTGACGCTCGAATTCATCGGTTACGCAGCCGGCCGCCAGGCCAGCGAGATCATCGCGCCCGAAGGGCCGATCATCCAGCCCGGCTACCTGCGCGAAGTCGCCCGCACGCACGAGGGAGCCGGGTTCGACCGGGTGCTGATCGCCCAGTCGGCGAGCAGCCCGGACGGGTTCGTGCTCGCGGACCAGGTGCTGGCCGCCACCGAGCGGCTCGGCGTCCTGCTCGCCCACCGCCCCGGGTTCGTCGCGCCCACCCAGCTCGCCCGCAAGTTCGCCACGCTCGACGCGTTCCACCCCGGCCGGATCGCGCTGCACGTGATCACCGGCGGCGACGACGCCGACCAGGCCCGCGACGGCGACTTCACCGACAAGCCCACCCGCTACCGCCGCACCGACGACTTCCTGTCCGTGGTCCGGCGGACCTGGGACTCGGCCGAGCCGTTCGACCACGATGGCGAGTTCTACCGGGTCCGCGGCGCGATCTCCGACATCCGCCCGGCCGGGCGGATCCCGGTGTACTTCGGCGGCGCGTCCGCCGACGCGATCCGGGTCGGGGCGAAGCACGCCGACGTCTACGCGTTCTGGGGCGAGCCCCTGGCCGGGATCGCCGAGCGCATCGAGCAGGTCCGCGCGGCCGCCGGCCGGGACGTCGCGTTCAGCGTCAGCCTGCGGCCCATCCCCGCGGCCACCGAGGCCGAGGCGTGGGAGCGGGCCCGCGACATCCTGCGGCTCACCCAGGACCGCGCCGGCGAGTTCAAGGGCCGCCGCGATTCGAGCGAAGCCGTCGGCTCGCAGCGCCTCCTGGAGGCCGCCGCGACCGGGGACGTGGTCGACGAGCGCCTGTGGACGGCGGTGGCCAAGACGACCGGCGCCGCCGGGAACTCGACCGCGCTGGTCGGCAGCTACGAGCAGGTCGCGGACTCGCTGCTCGACTACGTCCGGCTCGGCGTCGGCACGCTGCTGATCCGCGGCTTCTCGCCACTGGCCGACGCCCGCGACTACGGCACGCTCGTTCGCCTGGTCAGGGAAAAGGCCGACGCGGTTACCGTCGGGGCATGA
- a CDS encoding ABC transporter permease subunit: protein MTRALDRPRTGGIRFPHRAVSWLTPVAVLALWELLARTGILPEQVLPAPSGVLERAGDLIADGELPSNLLASLQRSATGFAIGASFGLGLGLLVGLSKVAEALLDRSIQMVRAVPFLAILPLVIVWFGIGEAGKIFLIALGTAVPLYLTTVLGIRQIDPKLLEMTDVVGLGRAARIRWVVLPGALPSILGGLRLSLTAAWLALVIAETLGADAGLGFMATNAREFLQTDVIVLVVLIYAVIGILCDLVTRLLERRLLRWHPTYARLTA from the coding sequence ATGACCCGCGCCCTCGACCGGCCGCGCACCGGCGGGATCCGGTTCCCGCACCGGGCCGTGTCCTGGCTGACACCGGTCGCCGTGCTCGCCCTGTGGGAACTGCTGGCGCGGACCGGAATCCTGCCCGAGCAGGTGCTGCCGGCCCCGAGCGGCGTACTGGAAAGGGCGGGCGACCTGATCGCCGACGGCGAACTGCCGTCGAACCTCCTCGCCAGCCTGCAGCGGTCGGCGACCGGGTTCGCCATCGGCGCGAGCTTCGGTCTCGGGCTCGGGCTGCTCGTCGGACTGTCCAAAGTGGCCGAAGCACTGCTGGACCGCAGCATCCAGATGGTCCGCGCGGTGCCGTTCCTCGCGATCCTGCCGCTGGTGATCGTCTGGTTCGGGATCGGCGAGGCCGGGAAGATCTTCCTGATCGCGCTCGGCACCGCCGTCCCGCTCTACCTGACCACCGTGCTCGGCATCCGGCAGATCGACCCGAAGCTCCTGGAGATGACCGACGTCGTGGGCCTCGGCCGCGCCGCGCGGATCCGCTGGGTGGTGCTGCCCGGGGCCCTGCCCTCGATCCTCGGTGGGCTCCGGCTGTCGCTGACGGCGGCCTGGCTCGCGCTCGTCATCGCCGAAACCCTCGGCGCCGACGCGGGGCTCGGGTTCATGGCCACCAACGCCCGCGAGTTCCTGCAGACCGACGTGATCGTGCTCGTCGTGCTCATCTACGCCGTGATCGGGATCCTCTGCGACCTGGTCACCCGCCTCCTCGAACGCCGCCTGCTGCGCTGGCACCCCACCTACGCCCGCCTGACCGCCTGA
- a CDS encoding cupin domain-containing protein — translation MTDLWHQPLRHIRGADLTGDTNQTTGMTRLEAISGKTVGSSKVWMGETHVAPVTNSGDHHHGEAETAIYVKSGHPVFVFADGDEEIRIETGPGDYIFVPPYVPHREENPTDEEAVVIIARSSQEGVVVNLPSLWAPVDVPED, via the coding sequence ATGACCGACCTCTGGCACCAGCCGCTGCGGCACATCCGCGGCGCGGACCTGACCGGCGACACCAACCAGACCACCGGGATGACCCGCCTGGAGGCCATCTCGGGCAAGACCGTCGGCTCGTCGAAGGTGTGGATGGGCGAGACGCACGTCGCGCCGGTCACCAACTCCGGCGACCACCACCACGGCGAGGCCGAGACGGCGATCTACGTCAAGTCCGGGCACCCGGTGTTCGTCTTCGCCGACGGCGACGAGGAGATCCGGATCGAAACCGGGCCCGGCGACTACATCTTCGTGCCGCCGTACGTGCCGCACCGCGAGGAGAACCCCACCGACGAAGAGGCGGTGGTCATCATCGCCCGCAGCAGCCAGGAAGGCGTCGTGGTCAACCTGCCGAGTCTCTGGGCCCCGGTCGACGTGCCCGAGGACTGA